From the Streptomyces nigrescens genome, one window contains:
- a CDS encoding PD-(D/E)XK motif protein — protein sequence MTDSELRGLIDEHWTALEAEQSTGERRLRVADLPIVTKSGPLAVAVDHNGYRHVLVPIPVHRKVRTGMDGPVLRLRKQALEDEDTYQTYADLACLQRDLEDLFTELCADVLGAAEGLPGNPVKALYSVLDRWRALFRTEGRPLSAEQLASLFGELLVLHQFLERDSSAHRLWRGPEGYRHDFWAATTAIEVKSTTDHRSRRPRIHGLDQLEAPEGGTLCLAWFRLRRTAADGAGTGFVKSVERALRLCDDESVLLGMLAAAGYHPSDADRYRDVRFLVTEERWHQVDTDFPGLTGQALAAAGVPVSALDVEYTIDLSDAPSAPLSPGQVAQVIDAMIQESA from the coding sequence ATGACCGACAGCGAGCTACGCGGCCTCATCGATGAGCACTGGACCGCACTCGAGGCCGAGCAGAGCACGGGGGAACGCCGCCTGCGGGTCGCAGACCTGCCGATCGTCACCAAGAGCGGGCCTCTGGCGGTGGCTGTCGACCACAACGGGTACCGCCACGTCTTGGTGCCTATCCCTGTGCACCGGAAGGTCCGTACCGGCATGGACGGCCCGGTGCTCCGACTGCGAAAGCAAGCCCTGGAGGACGAGGACACGTACCAGACCTACGCCGACCTCGCCTGTCTGCAGCGCGACCTCGAGGATCTGTTCACGGAGCTTTGTGCGGACGTGCTGGGTGCGGCCGAGGGCCTGCCCGGGAACCCCGTCAAAGCGTTATACAGCGTGCTCGACCGTTGGAGGGCGCTGTTCCGCACGGAGGGGAGGCCACTCAGCGCCGAGCAACTCGCCAGCCTCTTCGGCGAATTGTTGGTGCTCCACCAGTTCCTCGAAAGGGACTCGAGTGCACACCGGCTCTGGCGTGGCCCCGAGGGGTACCGTCACGACTTCTGGGCAGCAACCACCGCGATCGAGGTGAAGTCGACCACCGACCACAGGAGCCGCAGACCGCGGATCCACGGTCTCGACCAGCTTGAAGCCCCGGAGGGCGGAACGCTCTGCCTGGCCTGGTTCCGCCTACGACGCACCGCAGCGGACGGCGCCGGTACCGGATTCGTGAAGTCCGTCGAGCGGGCACTTCGGCTGTGCGACGACGAGAGTGTGCTCCTCGGCATGCTCGCCGCAGCCGGGTATCACCCTTCCGACGCCGACCGCTACCGGGACGTGCGCTTCCTGGTCACCGAGGAGAGGTGGCACCAGGTAGATACCGACTTCCCCGGGCTGACGGGCCAGGCCCTCGCCGCAGCGGGAGTGCCGGTCTCGGCCCTGGATGTCGAGTACACCATCGACCTGTCCGATGCCCCATCTGCTCCCCTGAGCCC
- a CDS encoding Z1 domain-containing protein, with product MADEFDGMYDTFKAILETFPPTESVKRLEQLGISTDIIQRIRDRHEQQTIRIKELEEPHAVILGNRDTWYTGPQAKDKFWPAIMDLLQKDGWPQKPAIDSLDESSTRIVSLLNHPREKAFSTRGLVVGHVQSGKTTNFTSVMAKAADRGYKLFIVLAGIHNGLRRQTQARLIQQLVEPNPTMWSQLTGLDKDFTPQENPASYFGKSNKTHVVCVVKKNATVLRKLARWLDKASAYLQDCPALIIDDEADQATVATKSINPLILNIMGCLPKCGYVGYTASPFANLLIDPTAEDLYPKDFVVNLPKPQGHFGTEVLFGRYALDGEDPEQVDDGHDMIRSIPEGDVACVRPESKADVDGFEPIVADTLREAVEYFWLVTAARRVRGTGNPHNTMLIHTSVNTSVHNSFKTPLKNLRDRSEKALTDPDFLAHLRNLWERETSQVAAEGFGEKKVPFEQLLSELPGVLGSCRVIMDNSSSEDRLDYANGPVVAIAVGGNTLSRGLTLEGLSVSYFVRSVSAYDTLLQMGRWFGFRHGYADLPRIWMTDELAEWFRHLATVETEMRRDIDVYMTEDENPRTFAVRLRTHPALRVTSAAKMRDSVTAASSYGGKRVQTHYFHTNAEWLGGNLEAARTLTSAASAHAVRVENRSAEGRYVFRDVPSDLVIDFLSTYRFHEKSPENDADLLTGYIRKRISTAGSLRRWNVAIVGNSVGAEENNLTFARGVTVGRITRARIAVTNPAPDFADIKTLMSRRDAAIDLAGNTAQLSEKAIMDLRREQLPDKGLLILYPIDKLSAPSPSKKLREPLNAEEHVIGVGLVFPEPRGTDSTVQKYISADLSNVRIEDEDYSLLDSEEV from the coding sequence ATGGCCGATGAATTCGACGGAATGTACGACACGTTCAAGGCGATACTTGAGACGTTCCCCCCCACGGAGTCGGTCAAAAGGCTGGAGCAGCTCGGCATCAGCACCGACATCATCCAGCGGATCCGCGACCGGCACGAGCAGCAAACCATCCGCATCAAGGAGCTCGAGGAACCGCATGCGGTGATCCTGGGCAATCGCGATACCTGGTACACCGGCCCGCAGGCCAAGGACAAATTCTGGCCTGCGATCATGGACCTGCTCCAGAAGGATGGCTGGCCGCAGAAGCCGGCGATCGATAGCCTCGATGAATCCTCCACTCGGATCGTCTCACTGCTGAATCACCCGCGGGAGAAGGCGTTCTCCACCCGAGGTCTTGTGGTCGGACACGTGCAGTCCGGCAAGACGACCAACTTCACTTCGGTCATGGCCAAGGCCGCCGACCGCGGCTACAAGCTGTTCATCGTCCTCGCCGGCATCCACAACGGCCTCCGACGCCAGACCCAGGCACGACTGATTCAGCAGCTGGTGGAGCCAAACCCCACGATGTGGTCCCAGCTGACCGGTCTCGACAAGGACTTCACCCCGCAGGAGAACCCGGCTTCCTACTTCGGGAAGAGCAACAAGACCCATGTGGTCTGCGTGGTGAAGAAGAACGCCACCGTGCTGCGCAAACTGGCCCGTTGGCTCGACAAGGCGTCCGCTTACCTCCAGGACTGCCCTGCGTTGATCATCGACGATGAGGCCGACCAGGCCACGGTGGCGACGAAGTCGATCAATCCGCTGATCCTCAACATCATGGGCTGCCTGCCGAAGTGCGGATACGTTGGCTACACAGCCTCGCCCTTCGCCAACCTGCTGATCGATCCGACCGCCGAGGACCTGTACCCCAAGGACTTCGTGGTCAACTTGCCCAAGCCCCAAGGTCACTTCGGTACTGAGGTTCTCTTCGGTCGCTATGCGCTCGACGGCGAGGACCCGGAACAGGTCGATGACGGGCACGACATGATCCGGTCGATCCCTGAGGGCGACGTGGCGTGTGTGCGCCCCGAGTCGAAGGCGGACGTCGACGGTTTCGAGCCCATCGTTGCCGACACGCTGCGCGAAGCCGTCGAGTATTTCTGGCTGGTCACAGCCGCCCGACGCGTGCGCGGCACGGGCAATCCGCACAACACGATGCTCATTCACACCAGCGTCAACACCTCCGTCCACAACAGCTTCAAGACGCCACTGAAGAATCTTCGCGACCGGTCCGAGAAAGCCCTTACCGACCCTGACTTCTTGGCCCACTTGCGCAACCTGTGGGAGCGGGAGACCAGCCAGGTCGCGGCCGAGGGCTTCGGCGAGAAAAAGGTGCCGTTCGAGCAACTGCTGTCCGAACTGCCCGGGGTCCTCGGCAGCTGCCGCGTCATCATGGACAACTCCAGCAGCGAGGACCGACTGGACTACGCAAACGGTCCCGTGGTAGCGATCGCCGTGGGCGGCAACACCCTTTCCCGTGGGCTGACGCTCGAGGGTCTGTCGGTCAGCTACTTCGTCCGTTCCGTCTCGGCGTACGACACACTCCTGCAGATGGGTCGCTGGTTCGGCTTCAGGCACGGCTATGCCGACCTTCCCCGAATCTGGATGACCGACGAGCTGGCGGAGTGGTTCCGGCACCTGGCCACAGTCGAGACCGAGATGCGCCGGGACATCGACGTCTACATGACAGAGGACGAGAACCCGCGCACCTTCGCCGTGCGCCTACGCACGCACCCCGCCCTCCGCGTGACCTCGGCCGCCAAGATGCGGGACTCCGTCACAGCGGCCTCGTCCTACGGCGGCAAACGGGTGCAGACCCACTACTTCCACACCAATGCCGAATGGCTGGGGGGGAACCTCGAAGCTGCACGTACCCTCACGTCCGCGGCGTCGGCGCACGCGGTCCGTGTGGAGAACCGGTCGGCGGAGGGCCGGTACGTCTTCCGCGATGTGCCGAGTGACCTGGTGATCGACTTCCTGTCGACCTATCGGTTCCACGAGAAGTCCCCCGAGAACGATGCCGATCTGCTCACCGGCTACATCCGGAAGCGAATCTCCACGGCAGGCTCCCTGCGTCGGTGGAACGTCGCGATCGTCGGCAATTCCGTGGGTGCGGAGGAGAACAACCTCACCTTCGCCCGTGGCGTCACCGTCGGGCGTATCACCCGTGCCCGCATCGCCGTCACCAACCCTGCCCCGGACTTCGCCGACATCAAGACGCTGATGAGCCGTCGTGATGCCGCCATTGACCTGGCCGGGAACACGGCCCAGCTGTCCGAGAAGGCCATCATGGATCTGCGCCGGGAGCAGCTCCCGGACAAGGGCCTTCTGATCCTGTACCCGATCGACAAGCTGTCCGCACCGAGCCCGTCGAAGAAGCTGCGTGAACCCTTGAACGCGGAGGAGCACGTTATCGGCGTCGGTCTGGTCTTTCCCGAGCCCAGGGGAACGGACAGCACCGTGCAGAAGTACATCTCCGCCGACCTGTCCAACGTCCGGATCGAGGACGAGGACTACAGCCTTCTCGACAGCGAGGAGGTATGA
- a CDS encoding trypsin-like peptidase domain-containing protein produces the protein MATWHRAGRGRGRRQGMNAAPRNGPRPSADSWVTAIHQSERDRKPLGSGFLIDAHRVLTCAHVIHSIQERQCELWVAFPKAEELMHHRIKVRDVVTPAPECLDEQDVAVLVLEEPVSEEFAARLRRPRGSDLIGSQWWSFGFPDGVLGNSSDGSVGEAIGYGWIRLDTESRYPVRPGYSGAALWSADYQAVVGMVGQAQGSSGDARALTMRAIDLCMREEKLRLLTDWSVEAAGDAALSAWGWTLAEDPESGRHWCPRARGVSTDAERGFRFRGRTAALNEVVAWITGEAGDRRQVLLVTGSPGVGKSAVLGRIVTTADRGIAAALPPEDDAIRAPEGSVACAVHARGKTALEVAQEIASAASSPLPDHVDDLPAMLRSVLAEDPRHGFAVVIDALDEATTPEQARMIMRNIAIAIAETCADLGVRVVVGSRRGDDAGDLLTSFRSALELVDLDTPAFFAQEDLAAYTLATLQLLGDERPDSPYADRCTAAPVAERIAAMAEGNFLIAGLVARSHGMHDRHAVALESISFTPTVNAALRDYLALLPTVDGVPAVDVLTALAYAESPGLTLDLWLAAVKAVTGRAPSANGLRAFARSSAANFLIESSDTAASSGAFRLFHQALNDSLLGGRAAVGAITIDERSIAHAFMRLGANGWQEAPSYLLRSLPHHADRGGVIDDLLSDNLYPLHADLRRLIPKSKAATSHAARSRARLLRKTPQALDAAPANRVALFSVTEAREHLGTTYHERVLPAPYRAIWAAGSPHAEEIVLEGHTDWINTMGAVQVGDHTLLATASNDHTIRLWNPDTGDATRTLEGHTGPIRAVCVVQVGHRTLLATAGNDRTVRLWDAETGRTTRTLEGHTDWINTMCTVEMGDRTLLATASNDHTIRLWDPETGHTLRALEGHTDPVRAMCAVQVGHRTLLATAGNDNTVRLRDIETGHTLHSLEGHSAWINAVCTVQVGDRTLLATAGIDNTVRLWDPNTGHTAHTLEGHTDWINAVCTVQVGDRTLLATASNDNTVRLWDPNTGHTAHTLEGHTDWIRTACAVPVGDRTLLATASNDNTVRLWDPNTGHTPRTLEGHTDWIRTACAVPVGDRTLLATAGSDRKVRLWSSDTGDVLRTFEGHTDWIRTACAVPVGDRTLLATAGDDRTVRLWDPDTGHTLRTLEGHTDWINTVCTVQVRDRTLLATASNDRKVRLWDPETGHTLRILEGHDEAVLTLSAVPMGDRTLLATAGDDRKVRLWDPETGHTLRILEGHDEAVLTLSAVPMGDRTLLATAGIDRTVRLWDPDTGHTLRTLEGHTGTVRASCAVQVGDRTLLATAGDDRMIRLWDPHTPHAALVIPVRSPALSIANFDEFVVLGLTDGVLALIIG, from the coding sequence ATGGCGACCTGGCACCGAGCAGGACGGGGGCGAGGGCGGAGGCAGGGGATGAACGCCGCGCCGCGGAACGGCCCCCGCCCCAGTGCAGACAGCTGGGTAACGGCCATTCACCAGTCCGAACGTGATCGAAAGCCCCTCGGTTCGGGGTTCCTGATCGACGCCCATCGGGTGCTCACCTGTGCTCACGTCATCCACTCCATTCAGGAGCGGCAATGTGAACTGTGGGTGGCATTTCCGAAGGCCGAGGAGCTGATGCACCATCGAATCAAGGTGCGCGACGTCGTAACGCCCGCCCCGGAGTGCCTCGACGAACAAGATGTGGCTGTTCTGGTCCTCGAGGAGCCGGTCTCCGAAGAGTTCGCTGCGCGGTTGCGCCGACCGCGGGGCAGTGACCTGATCGGCAGTCAATGGTGGTCCTTCGGCTTCCCCGACGGCGTGCTGGGGAACTCCTCGGACGGCTCGGTCGGCGAGGCGATCGGCTACGGCTGGATTCGGCTGGACACCGAGTCACGCTACCCGGTCCGGCCCGGATACAGCGGCGCTGCGCTCTGGTCGGCCGACTACCAGGCCGTCGTCGGAATGGTGGGGCAGGCGCAGGGAAGCAGCGGTGATGCACGCGCCCTCACGATGCGGGCAATCGACCTGTGCATGCGCGAGGAAAAGCTGCGCCTGCTCACCGACTGGTCCGTCGAAGCCGCCGGCGATGCCGCGCTGTCGGCATGGGGCTGGACCCTTGCCGAAGATCCCGAGTCCGGACGGCATTGGTGCCCCCGTGCCCGGGGCGTCAGCACGGACGCTGAGCGCGGTTTCCGATTCCGCGGACGAACAGCGGCGCTGAACGAAGTCGTTGCCTGGATCACCGGCGAGGCCGGTGATCGCCGTCAGGTCTTGCTTGTCACCGGCTCCCCCGGCGTTGGAAAGTCGGCAGTGCTGGGGCGCATCGTCACCACCGCCGATCGAGGAATCGCGGCAGCTCTGCCGCCCGAGGACGACGCGATACGCGCGCCGGAGGGATCGGTGGCGTGTGCGGTGCACGCCAGAGGCAAGACGGCATTGGAAGTTGCCCAGGAGATCGCCAGCGCCGCATCCTCCCCCCTCCCCGACCATGTGGACGACCTGCCCGCCATGCTGCGTAGCGTGCTGGCCGAGGACCCACGGCACGGATTCGCCGTCGTGATCGACGCTCTGGACGAGGCCACCACGCCCGAGCAAGCACGGATGATCATGCGGAACATCGCGATCGCAATCGCGGAGACCTGCGCTGACCTGGGTGTGCGGGTGGTGGTGGGGAGCCGACGTGGGGACGATGCCGGCGACCTTCTGACCTCCTTCCGCAGCGCACTCGAGCTGGTGGACCTGGACACACCCGCGTTTTTTGCGCAGGAGGACCTGGCCGCCTACACACTCGCAACCCTGCAGTTGCTCGGCGACGAACGCCCGGACAGCCCGTATGCCGACCGGTGCACGGCAGCCCCAGTGGCTGAACGGATCGCCGCCATGGCTGAGGGGAACTTTCTGATCGCCGGGTTGGTTGCACGCTCCCACGGCATGCACGACCGACATGCGGTTGCCCTGGAGAGCATCTCCTTCACGCCGACTGTGAACGCCGCGTTACGGGACTACCTCGCCCTTCTGCCAACCGTGGACGGCGTCCCCGCCGTCGATGTGCTCACCGCCCTGGCATACGCGGAGTCCCCCGGACTGACCCTCGATTTGTGGCTCGCCGCTGTCAAGGCCGTAACCGGCCGGGCTCCCAGTGCCAATGGATTGCGGGCTTTCGCCCGTTCATCAGCGGCCAACTTTCTCATTGAATCGAGCGACACCGCCGCCTCGTCAGGTGCTTTCCGCCTGTTTCATCAGGCACTGAACGACTCACTCCTCGGCGGCCGCGCTGCCGTCGGTGCGATCACAATCGACGAGCGTTCCATCGCTCACGCGTTCATGCGTCTGGGCGCCAACGGATGGCAAGAGGCACCCAGTTACCTGCTGCGCTCTCTGCCGCACCACGCCGACCGTGGTGGCGTCATCGATGACCTGCTCAGCGACAATCTGTACCCCCTCCATGCCGATCTGCGCCGCTTGATTCCCAAATCGAAGGCAGCAACCTCGCACGCAGCACGCTCCCGTGCCCGCCTGCTGCGAAAGACCCCGCAGGCCCTGGACGCGGCACCGGCGAACCGAGTCGCCCTTTTCAGTGTCACGGAGGCACGTGAGCACTTGGGCACCACTTACCACGAGCGCGTGCTGCCCGCTCCGTATCGGGCCATCTGGGCAGCCGGGTCACCTCATGCGGAGGAGATTGTCCTCGAAGGCCACACCGACTGGATCAACACCATGGGCGCGGTCCAGGTGGGCGACCACACTCTCCTCGCCACCGCGAGCAACGACCACACCATCCGCCTTTGGAACCCGGACACCGGCGACGCCACACGGACCCTCGAAGGCCACACCGGCCCGATCAGGGCAGTGTGTGTGGTCCAGGTGGGCCACCGCACCCTCCTCGCCACCGCCGGCAACGACCGGACGGTCCGCCTCTGGGACGCCGAAACCGGCCGCACCACACGGACCCTCGAAGGCCACACCGACTGGATCAACACCATGTGCACGGTCGAGATGGGCGACCGCACCCTCCTCGCCACCGCGAGCAACGACCACACCATCCGCCTCTGGGACCCCGAGACCGGCCACACCCTGCGCGCCCTCGAAGGCCACACCGACCCGGTCAGGGCCATGTGTGCGGTCCAGGTGGGCCACCGCACCCTCCTCGCCACCGCCGGCAACGACAACACCGTCCGCCTCCGGGACATTGAGACCGGCCACACCCTGCACAGCCTCGAAGGCCACAGCGCCTGGATCAACGCCGTCTGCACCGTCCAAGTGGGCGACCGCACCCTCCTCGCCACCGCCGGCATCGACAACACCGTCCGCCTCTGGGACCCCAACACCGGCCACACGGCACACACCCTCGAAGGCCACACCGACTGGATCAACGCCGTCTGCACGGTCCAAGTGGGCGACCGCACCCTCCTCGCCACCGCGAGCAACGACAACACCGTCCGCCTCTGGGACCCCAACACCGGCCACACGGCACACACCCTCGAAGGCCACACCGACTGGATCAGGACCGCATGCGCAGTGCCGGTCGGCGACCGCACCCTCCTCGCCACCGCGAGCAACGACAACACCGTCCGCCTCTGGGACCCCAACACCGGCCACACTCCACGCACCCTCGAAGGCCACACCGACTGGATCAGGACCGCATGCGCAGTGCCGGTCGGCGACCGCACCCTCCTCGCCACCGCCGGCAGCGATCGAAAGGTCCGCCTCTGGAGCTCCGACACCGGCGATGTCCTGCGCACCTTCGAAGGCCACACCGACTGGATCAGGACCGCATGCGCAGTGCCGGTCGGCGACCGCACCCTCCTCGCCACCGCCGGCGACGACCGCACCGTCCGCCTCTGGGACCCCGACACCGGCCACACCCTGCGCACCCTCGAAGGCCACACCGACTGGATCAACACCGTCTGCACGGTCCAGGTGCGCGACCGCACCCTCCTGGCCACCGCGAGCAACGACCGAAAGGTCCGCCTCTGGGACCCTGAGACCGGCCACACCCTGCGCATACTCGAAGGCCACGATGAAGCGGTACTCACTCTGAGCGCAGTGCCGATGGGCGACCGCACCCTCCTCGCCACCGCCGGCGACGACCGAAAGGTCCGTCTCTGGGACCCCGAGACCGGCCACACCCTGCGCATACTCGAAGGCCACGATGAAGCGGTACTCACTCTGAGCGCAGTGCCGATGGGCGACCGCACCCTCCTCGCCACCGCCGGCATCGACCGCACCGTCCGCCTCTGGGACCCCGACACCGGCCACACCCTGCGCACCCTCGAAGGCCACACCGGCACGGTCAGGGCCTCGTGCGCGGTCCAAGTGGGCGACCGCACCCTCCTCGCCACAGCCGGGGATGACCGCATGATTCGGCTATGGGACCCTCACACACCGCACGCCGCACTGGTGATACCGGTCCGCTCACCCGCCTTGTCCATCGCCAATTTCGACGAGTTCGTCGTTCTCGGTCTCACCGACGGGGTCCTGGCCCTGATCATCGGATAG
- a CDS encoding CU044_2847 family protein produces MASQVVSYKLDSDTVVQFEIEPTDEWHQVGTDQVVGRVHDAVRPAVEAARAVLDQAANLCPAEVEVSFGIKVNGSANWLIAKAATEANFGVKLIWRPGTEQDGGEGGGRG; encoded by the coding sequence GTGGCATCCCAAGTGGTGTCTTACAAGCTCGATTCGGACACAGTGGTCCAGTTCGAAATCGAGCCAACGGACGAATGGCATCAGGTCGGCACCGACCAAGTCGTGGGCCGAGTACACGATGCCGTGCGTCCGGCCGTGGAGGCCGCACGGGCCGTTCTGGATCAGGCCGCGAACCTGTGCCCGGCAGAAGTCGAAGTGTCCTTCGGCATCAAGGTGAACGGTTCGGCAAACTGGTTGATCGCCAAGGCTGCCACCGAAGCCAACTTCGGGGTCAAGCTCATATGGCGACCTGGCACCGAGCAGGACGGGGGCGAGGGCGGAGGCAGGGGATGA
- a CDS encoding M23 family metallopeptidase gives MTTFRKSTPLRRMLLLAIAPTAMGCVLTLAASEVAVAAPAGTWSHPTKARHRISSPYGVRGTWQAGHHTGIDLAVRPGTKVRSVGSGTVVLAKRSGAYGKAVTIRMNDGRYTLFGHLSRITVRPGQKVRARTRLGYSGATGRATGPHLHFEVRTGRHYGTDINPLTYLAKHGIRLTPRTSAAPRHRHHHRPKHHHHRHHHRHHH, from the coding sequence ATGACCACGTTCCGCAAAAGCACCCCGCTGCGCAGAATGCTGCTGCTCGCCATAGCCCCGACGGCCATGGGCTGCGTCCTCACCCTGGCGGCCTCCGAGGTGGCCGTCGCCGCCCCGGCCGGCACCTGGAGCCACCCCACGAAGGCCCGCCACCGCATCAGCTCGCCCTACGGCGTCCGCGGCACCTGGCAGGCCGGTCACCACACGGGCATCGACCTCGCCGTCCGCCCCGGGACCAAGGTCAGGTCCGTGGGCTCCGGCACCGTGGTCCTCGCCAAACGGTCGGGCGCCTACGGAAAGGCCGTGACGATCCGCATGAACGACGGCCGCTACACCCTCTTCGGCCACCTCTCCCGCATCACGGTCCGCCCCGGCCAGAAGGTCCGCGCCCGTACCCGCCTCGGCTACAGCGGCGCCACCGGCCGCGCCACCGGCCCCCACCTCCACTTCGAGGTACGCACCGGCCGCCACTACGGCACGGACATCAACCCCCTCACCTACCTGGCCAAACACGGCATCCGCCTCACCCCCCGCACCTCCGCCGCACCACGCCACCGCCACCACCACCGCCCCAAGCACCACCACCACAGGCACCACCACCGGCACCATCACTAG
- a CDS encoding glycosyltransferase codes for MTHILITAAGSHGDIAPYTGVGARLRAAGHEVALATHDSYAPLVRAAGLEFRRLPADPRTRRADPEDATEQARRPPAPGGTRALMRQAAAFVKELGGGIADAARDDTDLLLLSATTAPLGHHLAEARGIPSLELPLVPAAPTGDFAPVVSGGRSLGRWGNRAAGRLSLRVIDRLYADAAREMRARLGLPAATPRTVRRRAEAAGRPVLYGFSEVLVPRPSDWRTGLDVVGNWWPWHAPDDRLPPVVEDFLAAGPPPVFIGFGSMAGGEGERLSALAAAALRRAKVRGILQSGWAGLTTRHTSADDDLLTIGEVPHALLFPRMSAVVHHCGAGTAAAGVRAGVPTVPVPVTADQPFWAARLAALGVATAPIPFKDLSTDHAVARLAHAITQATAAPARRDHATAAAHRLATEDGAGEVLKAAERLLA; via the coding sequence ATGACGCACATCCTGATCACGGCCGCCGGATCCCACGGCGACATCGCCCCGTACACCGGTGTGGGCGCCCGGCTCCGCGCAGCCGGCCATGAGGTCGCCCTCGCCACCCACGACAGCTACGCCCCGCTCGTACGGGCCGCCGGCCTGGAGTTCCGCCGGCTGCCGGCCGACCCCCGCACCCGTCGCGCCGACCCCGAGGACGCCACCGAGCAGGCCCGGCGGCCCCCGGCCCCCGGCGGCACCCGCGCCCTCATGCGCCAGGCCGCCGCCTTCGTCAAGGAACTGGGCGGCGGTATCGCCGACGCCGCCCGCGACGACACCGACCTGCTCCTGCTCTCCGCCACCACCGCACCGCTCGGCCACCACCTCGCCGAGGCGAGAGGCATCCCGTCCCTGGAGCTGCCCCTCGTGCCCGCCGCCCCCACCGGCGACTTCGCCCCGGTCGTCAGCGGCGGCCGCTCACTGGGCCGCTGGGGCAACCGCGCCGCCGGCCGGCTCTCCCTCCGCGTCATCGACCGCCTCTACGCCGACGCGGCCCGCGAGATGCGCGCCCGCCTCGGGCTGCCGGCCGCCACACCCCGTACGGTCCGCCGCCGCGCCGAGGCCGCCGGCCGGCCGGTCCTGTACGGCTTCAGCGAGGTCCTGGTGCCCCGCCCCTCCGACTGGCGCACCGGCCTCGACGTCGTGGGGAACTGGTGGCCCTGGCATGCGCCGGACGACCGACTCCCGCCCGTCGTCGAGGACTTCCTGGCCGCGGGCCCGCCCCCGGTCTTCATCGGCTTCGGCAGCATGGCGGGCGGCGAGGGCGAACGCCTGAGTGCTCTCGCGGCAGCCGCCCTGCGCCGCGCCAAGGTCCGCGGCATCCTCCAGTCCGGCTGGGCCGGTCTGACCACCCGGCACACCTCCGCGGACGACGACCTCCTCACCATCGGCGAGGTGCCGCACGCGCTCCTCTTCCCCCGGATGTCCGCGGTGGTGCACCACTGCGGCGCCGGCACCGCCGCCGCGGGGGTGCGCGCCGGAGTCCCCACCGTCCCGGTCCCGGTCACCGCCGACCAGCCCTTCTGGGCCGCCCGCCTGGCCGCCCTGGGCGTCGCCACCGCCCCGATCCCCTTCAAGGACCTGTCCACGGACCACGCCGTCGCCCGCCTGGCCCACGCCATTACCCAGGCCACCGCCGCCCCCGCCCGCCGCGACCACGCCACCGCCGCCGCCCACCGTCTCGCCACCGAGGACGGCGCCGGCGAGGTCCTCAAGGCGGCCGAGCGCCTGCTTGCCTGA
- a CDS encoding MerR family transcriptional regulator, with protein sequence MSYSVGQVSGFAGITVRTLHHYDKAGLLSPSDRSPAGYRLYSDTDLARLQQILFYRELGFPLDEIATILEDPQANALDHLRARHRLLNDQITKLQRLVEVAEHAMEVQQTGVELTPEERFEVFGEVAFDLTYATQAHLKWQHHEGHQRSMARAAAHSKEDWAKIMAESADWRVRLLAAFDAGEPADGTPAMDLAEEHRQHVARWFTPCPTDMHGRIADDFATDPRAFALVVPPTEQRPGLAPYLRTAVHANAVRQSPPHGG encoded by the coding sequence ATGAGTTACTCGGTCGGGCAGGTCTCCGGCTTCGCGGGGATCACGGTGCGGACCCTGCACCACTACGACAAGGCCGGCCTGCTCTCCCCCAGTGACCGCAGCCCCGCCGGCTACCGCCTCTACAGCGATACCGACCTCGCCCGGCTGCAGCAGATCCTCTTCTACCGGGAACTCGGCTTCCCCCTCGACGAGATCGCCACCATCCTGGAGGACCCGCAGGCCAACGCCCTGGACCACCTCCGCGCCCGGCACCGCCTCCTCAACGACCAGATCACCAAGCTGCAACGGCTGGTCGAGGTCGCCGAACACGCCATGGAGGTCCAGCAGACCGGTGTGGAGCTGACCCCCGAGGAGCGGTTCGAGGTCTTCGGCGAGGTGGCCTTCGACCTCACCTACGCCACCCAGGCCCATCTCAAGTGGCAGCACCACGAGGGCCATCAGCGCTCGATGGCACGGGCCGCCGCACACTCCAAGGAGGACTGGGCGAAGATCATGGCCGAGTCCGCCGACTGGCGCGTACGGCTCCTCGCCGCCTTCGACGCCGGCGAGCCGGCGGACGGCACACCCGCCATGGACCTCGCGGAGGAGCACCGGCAGCACGTGGCCCGCTGGTTCACCCCGTGCCCCACCGACATGCACGGCCGGATCGCCGACGACTTCGCCACCGATCCCCGCGCCTTCGCCCTGGTCGTACCCCCCACCGAACAACGCCCCGGCCTCGCCCCGTACCTCCGCACCGCCGTACACGCCAACGCGGTACGCCAGTCACCGCCGCACGGGGGCTGA